From the Oryzias melastigma strain HK-1 linkage group LG13, ASM292280v2, whole genome shotgun sequence genome, the window AGAGAGGCAGACTTTGCTGCTCTTCCATAATTTTGGCCAGTAAGCAGCTGGAGTAAATGGGTCTTATGAGTGTTAgtggttgcagacccctgtcctaggTACTCACTACTACTCTAGATAGCCAACAGTGTTTCCccagctttttctttatttgtttgttgttctgAGATGCTTTAAGGTTGAATTTAGCAAAGTGAATTTCAACAGAATGTCCATAGTAAAAGGGAGAGCAAACTTCTAGCAGATTCaactcatcaaaataaaaaaaaataaaaaaaaacattcaatagcTCAAGTCTGTATGCTTTTCGGTAGCTGAGGTGATTCTGCGCTTCATGCTTGGTCTATAAACTTAACATCAGTATCTGCTTTAATTAAGGCAATTCTTCCTCATTTTCTTTCATGCAAACTCCTTTTTAGCAgtcctgtaaaaaaataaaaaataaaaaaaacctcctgCCATTCCTTTTAAGACACATCTTCAGCTATGTTGTTATGTTTAATGGCCATTGTGCTCTTAATCCTTTTCATTCAAAATCTGAGAGCTCCTACAGTTTCtacttgtcttgtttttgtccaatccctcatttgaatttctttaatcttttcCCTATTCCTCTTCAACTAATGCTTTGTTTCCTTCTACTTCTGTCTTCTTCTGTTAGTAATATAATGTACTAATCTTCTATGACACATTgtgttgtaaaattgtaaaacaagtaaaaagaaatcacattctAAGAGGGATTCGTTTTTAGAACAGATTACATTCATTTCCAACTGAATGAGAAGACTAATTATTGTAAGAGATCGTCTTCTGTGTAGATGTTAATAACCATATGGAGTAAAAACTGCACTGGAATCTTCAATGAAAAAACATGTGTAAACACTTTTATCTGAACTGTCTTAATGAGACATTAAGGGCTATTCTCCACACAGGAGCTGCCACTCATAAAAACAGCTGGATAAATGCTCCATTCATGTCTGTACTCACTGtggctgtgtttttttacatttaaaacaactaTGTTGATATCAAATTTGTCTTTTGAGATGAATGAAAGTGTAAAGAttttaattagcaaaaacagtgCTTCCCATATGCTCCAagttttattaaccctttaacacctgaggtgttaacatactgtaacttttcaacccttaacatgatcaacataattccagtagattctgaaggagaaaagcggcctgtgctgcttttcttcttcagaatctactggaattatatTGATCATGTTTACAATTACCggtaaaaaattacaatagatcaaagcacataaacactggagccccccagtgttaaagggttaaatagatGGGCAAACCTgtgcaaataaaatgaagatgTGAGCTgctcatctttaaaaaaataaagctataCTTACATGTTTTTGGCTGtatttgatttataaatatgtaCAATGTTTTCCAATTAAAGCCAACAATTACAACAATTACAGTTACAATTTTATAGCCAGAATCATTCCTATATTGCATCAggtttgactaaaaaaaataaaaaatatatatataaaaaaaaagagggacaAAGGTAATTTCctgctaaaacaacaaaaacaacagaacaaacatGAACAAAGTCTGTTTGTCTCCTCAGAGCCACATCTGTGTCACTTCATAATGAGCTGTAATTGATGGAGGAATTCACTTTAATTAAGAAGGGTGGTTGCACACCTGCAGCTCATTAGTGTTCACTGCTAAGTTCAAAATcactttttctaaactttaagtTTTGGACTCAAACTTCTTTCTAAATTTGTCAATTTAAAGTCTTAGttcttaaaagaagaaaatgaccAACTTCTAACTGGTATCATTTTCTTTCTACCATCTAGTTACTTCAACTGTATTGTTGGGATGAAAATTTTCCGTTTGAtccaaatcaacattttatttttttctatgtttctgtttcttttttatgcagGTTTTCTGCATTAAGTCAAGACCAAAGGATACCATATACTATAAGACGGATACCTGAACATGCTGCATTTTCTTTGCAGGCCCTTCCAGTTATGCGTTGGGTCAGTGTGTCCTGAAATACTATATAATACTTAAACAAGGCCCCTTGTTGCTTCTCTCTAATCTGATTTACAGCTTTTCTTGTCAGTGTAattggtaaatggtaaattaaATTCACTGCTTCCTCACACCTCAAATTGCTTAACAGTCACAGTTCCATTTATACATTCGTGTACTAGAGCTGCTGTGGAAGACACTGACTAGCCACACCACCAAGAGCAATGAACTATTAGATTcaactataattaaaataattgattctCTAGAAAACATCCAATTGGGAATGAAACGTCTATTTTCTCATTTATAGATAACTGAAATGGAGCTACAACCTCTTCCACCTCACAGTCACACTTTTCTTGCTatattattcttatttattcCTCCTAAATCAATGGATAGgatttttggccattttttttaactttgtgctGCAAAGCTTGAAgaaatttttgtcttttctcttgAATTAAGCTGCTTCACTAAGCGAAAGCTAACAAGCCTGTAGATGAGATGCGCAACAGGATAGTTAACAGGTCAGTAAACTAAAAAGCAATCTACTTCTACAACAAacatatattttcttaattttaaatgaatatacCAGCAATCCCCCTccccccaaataaataaataaaatgggttTATGATGTTAATGTAAACCAACCTGTAATGCTTAATGGAACACACATGTTTGTGGATCTCACTGTACCAGTAAACCTTATAATTGTTCTGCCTTTGGGAATGAAGAGTAATTTTGTTTCCTAGGATTCAGTTCAGGGTGTTTTTCGACAATTATAAATGCCCACAACAGCATTTATGTTatgcagaggagcaggaggaccgTGTTTCGGCTGAATCATGAAGTATCAtgctgccatttttttctagtaTGTCTTGTCAAAGCCAggattatctgttttttttttcatttttgttgttgttctttttaacTAACTTTGACTCTCACCCTCTgtcttgtattttgttttaaaaggcACCAGAGATCAAATTTGTACAGATTGGAACAGCTCCATCCATGTCTTGGGGCACCGTGTGGACCAGATATGCTCCGTCCCTGCTCCTGGTGGGGCTTTTGGGCAGACAACTGGGACTGCAGGCAGGTTTTCAGGTTGTTGAGACAGCAAACTGCTCTCGGTGGGGAACATCCAGCGACAATGGGTTGTTTGAAGATGGAGATATAATCATCGGTGGGCTCTTTAGCTTGCGATATACTCCTCCAAGCATAGACTATAGTTTTATGCAGCAACCAGACATTAAAGCTTGTAAAGGGTAAGAGTCTGAACTTGACTTTTGTTTCGTGTATTCCTTTATGTTtctgtatatttatattaaaatatactCTTGATTTactcatatatttttaattattgttttctcAGTGTTCAAAATCTGCCCTTACAGTACATCTATGCGATGCTATTTGCACTGGAGGAAATCAATCGCAGTTTGACCTTGCTACCAGGTGTAAAACTGGGATATCACATCCATGACAGCTGCGCGCTCCCTGCTTGGGCTCTGAAAGCAGCTCTGTCTATGGTTGGTGGAAACTCTTTCACCTGCGACACAGAAGCTGGAAACGGAATGGAACCTGGACAGGGTATTTccttaaatatttgctttaatctgtaaaaatgaagaaagtaGCCATTGCTCTGTGTCTTCAGGTGATAAGCCTATCCCTTTGATCATCGGTGGATCCAACTCTGTAACGGCTCAGAtcctctccagggtgctgggACCTCTTTCAGTTCCTTTGGTGAGCACCTTCCTACAGTCTTCACCTCACAGGTCTTGATACTTCAGAATCACTTCCAGATTAAATGTTATGTgctgctttaattttgaaaatctaaCTGGCGAACAAAGTGTGCAGAATTTGATTTGTTGGGTTGAAAACTTTCCCgcttttaaacaacttttatgtTTTCCATCTCTTAGCTGAGCTACACGGCCAGCTGCCCCTGTCTGAGTGACAGACAACAATACCCTAACTTCTTCAGGACCATGGCCAGCGATGTTTACCAAGCCCGCGCCGTTGCGCAGCTTGCAACCCACTTCAAATGGACGTGGATCGGAGCTGTAATAGCAGATAATGATTACGGTCACATGGCAGTAAAGGTGACTACATTTCTTCCTTACATGACGAGGATAAAAAATGATTACTCTTGATGATAACTTCCTCTGATTGTAGGTGTTTCAGGAGAGCATTCAGGAAAATAGTGTGTGTCTGGCTTTTGTGGAGACTCTCCAAAGAGAAACAATAGTAAATGATGCCACACGGGCAGCACTCACGATTCAGGCCTCCACTGCTAAAGTGATCTTGATCTTCACCTGGTATACGGATGTGATTGAACTCTTCCATCAGCTGTCAAACTTGAatgtaagaaaacatttaagGAATCAACCAAAGGCGGTTAAAACAGACACCATGTGAAaatatgtttcttatttttttgataaattcagGTGACTGACAGACAGTTTCTGGCCAGCGAGGCTTGGAGTACCAGTGGGGATCTTCTTCAAGACGTCGCCTCACATAAAGTGGCGAGAGGTGTTCTTGGTGTGGCCATTCGGAGTACAGTTTTACCAGGGTTTGACAGCTACATCAGACGTTTGAGTCCCCTTCTTCGGCCAGATGATGAGTTCCTGAAAGATTTTTGGCAGAAAGAGTTTGGCTGTGATCCCAATACAAATGGGTCCAGTCAGGACGCTTCACTGCCACCCTGCAAAGGAACAGAGACCCTGGAAGAAGTCCAGAATTTTTTTACTGACACCTCCCAGCTACGTGTTACATATAATGTCTACCTGGCAGTTTACGCAGCAGCTCATGCACTTCACAGCCTTCTGTCCTGCCCTGAAAGAGGAAACTCTCCCGGAAACACGTCCAGCTGCTCCTTACCAAAAGAAATCAAACCTTTTGAggtaaaaacacttaaatatttACACCCTTCTGTGCTGTTTAGCTtgtataacattttttatgcagttttatcttttttatgtttacagcTAATGCAGCACCTGAGCAAAGTGAAGTTCACCACCCCACAGGAGGAACTCTTTTACTTCCAGGGGGGTGATATCACTGCAAAGTATGACCTTGTGAACTGGCAAAGTACCCCTCAGGGGGGGCTTCAGCTAGTGTTGATCGGTCGTGTGGATGGGTTTGACCTGCGCCTCAATGACACGGCGATAGAATGGAGCACAGGATCTAATCAGGtgctaaaaaagaaattgttGACTGGgaatgcagacttttttttattatcaggCACTTATTTGATAGacttttggccaaaataaatgttctgattGTGCCTGTAGGTGCCTGTCTCGGTGTGCAGTGAAAGCTGTGCACCAGGGACACGGAAGGCCAGCCGGAAAGGAGAACCTATCTGTTGTTTTGACTGCATCTCGTGTGCCGATGGAGAGATTAGCAACCAAACTGGTGAGGAAAAGATTTCATTCAGACCACTGATTAATAGCAATCTTCCTCCCACTTGTGTGCATCTTCCTCCCCCAGGTTCccttcagtgtgaacactgtcCAGCTGAGTTCTGGTCGAACACTGAACGCACTGTCTGCATCCCTCGTCAGCTcgactttctttctttcaacgAGACTTTAGGCATCACTCTTACGGCCGTGGCTGTTTCCGGGGTCACGGTGACCACAGCTGTGTTTGTGGTGTTCCTGCACCACCGTCAAACTCCTGTGGTGAGACAGATGCTGAACGGTATAAACTACGTTGTTCAATGCAGAAGTTAAAGGAGAGATATTTGTGATTTGCACGATTGCACAGGTGCGCGCTAACAACTCTGAGCTGagcttcctgctcctcctgtcACTGAAGCTCTGCTTCCTCTGCTCGCTGCTCTTCATCGGTCGGCCGTCAGACTGGGCCTGTCGATTCCAGCAGGCAGCTTTTGGGATCAGCTTTGTACTGTGTGTCTCCTGCCTCCAAGTGAAAACCTTTGTGGTTCTGGCAGCGTTCCGCTCAGCCCGTCCCGGTGCTGAGGCTTTAATGAAGTGGTTCGGTCCAGGTCAGCAGAGAGGAAGTGTGTGCTTTTTCACCAGTATACAGGTCAGACACTGCAACATTTCAGTTACTCTTTCACCCTGTAATGTAATTAACCTGACAAGCACAATCGTTTTTCTCACTAAGGTGATCATCTGTATCATCTGGCTAACGGTCAGCCCTCCCACGCCTCAACCCGACCTGCAGATCCCAGGGTTAAAGGTCACTCTGAAGTGTGCGATGGCGTCAGTGGTGGGTTTCTCTCTGGTGCTGGGCTACATCGGCCTGCTGGGCTGTACAAGCCTCCTCTTGGCCTTTCTTGCCAGGAAGCTCCCTGACAACTTTAATGAGGCTAAGCTGATCACATTCAGCATGCTGATTTTCTGTGCTGTCTGGGTGGCTTTTGTCCCCGCCTATGTCAGCTCTCCTGGAAAATACGCCGTTGCTGTGGAGGTTTTTGCCATCCTGGCTTCCAGCTTCGGCTTACTGTTTTGCATCTTTGCTCCAAAGTGTTTCATCATTCTGTTGCGGCCCGAGAAAAACACTAAGAAGCATCTGATGGCCAGATAGTAAAAGGAAAAGTCATTGTGTGCTGAGATGTGCCACTGAGTCCTTACTaccatttttattgttaatattgtCTTCAGTAACACTGtttctgtcataaaaatgtACGATAACCCTGTCTGCTgtcatttattttctcaatttgtgttattaaaaacaattatgtgAAGCCAAATATGTTATCCTCtgtataaaaaaagtaaaattgaattgaaaaataaaaatatgataaaatgaGAATCTCTCTCTgtttggaaattattttttgtctttataaatCATTCTAATGACAACAATATAGacatatataatgaaaataagGGAGCCAAAAAGACTCAACATCAactgaaaaatgcaaaacatttttttttattagggaACGAGAATCATGAGTTCATATTAGGTTGCagaattgttgttttaaactatttttgtcaCAATTCAGATTAAACTCTAATCTGAAACTAATtaatttcattaataaaaaatcaaacttgtctaataaatgtgaaagtgtttctGCCGTAAACCACAGCCTGAGCAGAGCTGTGCTGCCATCTGCTGTTCTTTCATCCAAAGTGCAACTTCTTCTCTTTCCTGCAGGTGAAAGCTTTGCCtcaattatttcaaataaaaagtaagatgtacaaaaaatgaattctaCATTACAACCTATTAATCTGATATTATTAAATGTgtattcacattttatttaacaggTATATGCTGGCAGATGCCAACTTAGAGTGAGCTCCTGTTTTAATTTGTAAGtcactttaaaagttttattgataaataaaaacattttagctctactttttaaaattaccttTAATAGTCTATTTTTACTAGCATATGTGCATTCAGTGTCAAAATCTGAACAATCTTTTTTCCATAAtatcaaaagtttaaaatttaggaATACATTATTCCCCTTGATggtttttctggtgttttacGGTGTCGTGTAACATTTGGGCTCAAATAGCATCAACAGGAGACTAAACCTGGAGGTCAACATggcaaacaacatttttattagatgtTCTGATGTAAGACAGGGCTAAGGCCACCCTCGCAGGCAGCACAGAAGATCAGCATGCTGAAAGTGATGGGTTTGGCCCTGTTGAAGCTGTCTGGACTATTCCTCTGCAGAAATGCCAGAAGAAATCTCAGAACAGACTATTCTGTGATATAAGACTGAGAAACCAACAGTAAATTAtgctgttaaatgtttttgaggTACTGGATTTGTAATAAGAAAACCTATCTGGTCTGATTTTGATCTCCTAGTGCTTCTCCTGTTGCTTCCAGCTTCCAGCATGGTTTTATAAGAGGATGCTTCTGTTCAACAAGTCAAGTGAATGAAATCTTCCCTAAATCAAATGTTCCACATTCAACAGTCAGTTGTATTTAAACAAAGTGAAACCCACatggaacaacagcaactcatcTATAAATTGAAATGCCAAGAAAACTGATAGGGCGAGGTCACAGCGATGAGTGAATCCAGGTCCACAACTGTGTATAATCACTGCAGACGCCCAAACCTCACATGGCCTTTAggttagcacaagaacattaGAGAGCTTTTTCGATTATGTTTCATATAGCTGTTTTCAAGCCATGCATAACTAAGTGCAATGCTTTGGATAGAGTGGTGAAAAGCATGTTGTTGCATCGGTGGAGCTGCGTTACCCAGAATTCTCCTTTCAGCAGTTGGATGGATGAGTCTGGATTTGGTGGTTTTCAGGAGAACAATGCCTgtccatagactgtaaaaattaatggacaaagcaagcactgaggtccctcattggaaatgcattacttcctctcctcgcgaaagtaggccgccgctttcaccgtcaattcctgaaatggataccgccatttgcaaacaatctccagcgattggtctgagtcatagctgagtcatcgaatctacaggaagtactgtcgccaatcaggagtgagattattgcaaccgtctgcctctttccacgcctttaccatgggaccgcggatgtaaacacaatccatgaacgaatgatacacggattaaacaccttcaataacggcggctcgggagaatggctttttaggtttcgttttgatcacgtggtcagaaatcctccggctcttttcttaATGACGTtgttcccggttaaggttaggattacggttatggttaggattagaaaagcaaattgttcgtttgcggggctgtctgtgatgctcacggctccaccaggggacgtgtcaaacgtggaaaacacattttaacacgtttaggaccgcgcgtattatatgcacgcaaaaaccggttttggcgtatattatacgagactgggctgattgtacaagtcactgttgaagcctttgaggaaGAACCATCTCAacgtttgattctgtcagcggtccttttggatttacttacatttattcctttttgtcgagataaaaggagcatttgggtgacgctgctgcagacCGGCGCGTGTCCCCCTCGCGCCCGCGCCGCAACTCGTCTCTTTACATGCGGCCAcgttagtctgatcagatgcacgtgagaagtgctttcagcggtatttaaaataaataaccatcctaacaagtgaacagctggatcttctttctgtttgaaaataccatcaggtcctttaatgtttctctGGCGCTcggacggctgcgtctaattcaggctgaagctctAAAGTTCGGcgaaaataaatctttggttggtgattttatgcgcatatatgcaacttagattacataagctacaatcaaaacagtgaaataaagaaaaacaaacattaaacaaacaataaagtccaaatcacataacctccgagtgaaatctatttctccagagtaaatcctcatctaaaactgctgcatcggtacattccattgaggaaaacaacagtagaacaatgactggtaggtacattgttgaattgtaaagtaggtgttaaaggtCTTTTGACGgagccattgatgaagtctgctcccattggctacccgtcacctgtcactcaaaccccccagacggtcgacgtcagacccacaaacgcttattgagccatctgattggtcaatttataactctaataacttgtgataatggaaaaaaatatttaaaaaaaaattaggattagaaaaaagaagttaagcagaaagcagcagaggaagaatgattattctgagatataaaaagactgagaaataactgtctgtttcccaatgtaagtcaatgggactttggcctttttgcaacccagtggtacttcctatatggaacacggaagtaggggggcttgcttcgtccagttattttatatacagtctatgtgcCTGTCTGACTActctgggggtggggggtgtcacAGTGTGGGGTTGTTTTCCAGAAGCTGAGCTTGGCCTTTAGACCCAGTGATAGCAACCCTTTAAATGCTTCTGCACATCGAGATTTATGATGATTCTGTGCTGTTGTTGCTGAAAAGAGAAGCCTGGCTAAATGGTTTGAAATCTGATGGCATGTTTCAACCATGTATAAACATTCATAACTTAGATAGTGTAAATGTCTACTGATTTTTCCAAAGTTTAGACGTTTCTATGATGAAGCAAACAGTAAAACTAgttgaaaaaatgatttcagcAGCAATATTCTACAATGCTCCTTGCTATAATAACATACTTagtcaaaaaacaaagtttctggGGGTCAGATTGAATTTACAGTCTGGTCTTTCAAATACTTCAACAACTCtcaaacctttttaaagttaggttccatccatccattttcagaaccagctgaatcccttttggggctGCTAGAGCTAACCCAGTTACTATAGGGGGAAGGCGGGggacaccctgaacaggttgccGATCTGTTGCAGGGACACACACCCAGTCACACTCATACCTGGGGCAGTTTAGAATCACCAGTGTATCATGTTTTTGACTGTAAGAGGAAGCTGGAATGTCCAGAGAAAACTCATggatgcacagggagaacatgcaaactccacatcaACCAGGCAGGATTTGAGCTAGGGCCTTCTTGCCTCTTGTAACATGTGCCTGTTAAAAGGAATGTAGTAATATTTTATGTCCTCaatcattcattttcttcacCGTTTTGtctctttcagggtcacagaTCTGCTGGAGTTTAACCCGGCTACTTATGGGTGAAGGTGGAGAACACCCTAGagaggtcgccagtctgtcgcagggcagtTCCTCAAAGATTTATTCAGCACCCTAAAGTTTTAAACCTGCACTTCTCAACTCCTACAACTTGATCCCAAGTGAACCCGACATGTTTTTAACTAAAGGGTGATGTGCTGAAATTGTGTTGTGGAGGAGTAAAATGCAGGACACTGCAGACAGACTTGGTGG encodes:
- the LOC112149606 gene encoding extracellular calcium-sensing receptor, whose product is LICKNEESSHCSVSSGDKPIPLIIGGSNSVTAQILSRVLGPLSVPLLSYTASCPCLSDRQQYPNFFRTMASDVYQARAVAQLATHFKWTWIGAVIADNDYGHMAVKVFQESIQENSVCLAFVETLQRETIVNDATRAALTIQASTAKVILIFTWYTDVIELFHQLSNLNVTDRQFLASEAWSTSGDLLQDVASHKVARGVLGVAIRSTVLPGFDSYIRRLSPLLRPDDEFLKDFWQKEFGCDPNTNGSSQDASLPPCKGTETLEEVQNFFTDTSQLRVTYNVYLAVYAAAHALHSLLSCPERGNSPGNTSSCSLPKEIKPFELMQHLSKVKFTTPQEELFYFQGGDITAKYDLVNWQSTPQGGLQLVLIGRVDGFDLRLNDTAIEWSTGSNQVPVSVCSESCAPGTRKASRKGEPICCFDCISCADGEISNQTGSLQCEHCPAEFWSNTERTVCIPRQLDFLSFNETLGITLTAVAVSGVTVTTAVFVVFLHHRQTPVVRANNSELSFLLLLSLKLCFLCSLLFIGRPSDWACRFQQAAFGISFVLCVSCLQVKTFVVLAAFRSARPGAEALMKWFGPGQQRGSVCFFTSIQVIICIIWLTVSPPTPQPDLQIPGLKVTLKCAMASVVGFSLVLGYIGLLGCTSLLLAFLARKLPDNFNEAKLITFSMLIFCAVWVAFVPAYVSSPGKYAVAVEVFAILASSFGLLFCIFAPKCFIILLRPEKNTKKHLMAR